The uncultured Hyphomonas sp. genome includes a region encoding these proteins:
- a CDS encoding VIT family protein — MAESPPHSDESYIHTEHHYFQRIGWLRAAVLGANDGILSTAGLVIGVASAEASTGTILTAGLAGLVAGAMSMAAGEYVSVSSQADLEKADLEIERAALKSHPEAELEELTDIYLQRGLTPETAREVARQLTEHDALEAHARDELGMSDAVAARPVQAAFSSAGSFTIGAALPIAAAVAAPAGQITPVVAAVSLVSLGVLGALSARAGGASKLRAATRVVFWGVAAMVVTGVIGHLFGTVV, encoded by the coding sequence ATGGCAGAATCCCCTCCACATTCCGACGAGTCCTACATTCACACCGAACACCACTATTTCCAGCGGATCGGCTGGCTGCGCGCGGCGGTGCTGGGGGCGAATGATGGCATCCTCTCCACAGCAGGCCTGGTCATCGGGGTCGCCTCGGCGGAGGCCTCGACCGGCACGATCCTGACAGCCGGGCTCGCCGGCCTCGTGGCCGGTGCGATGTCCATGGCGGCGGGTGAGTATGTTTCGGTCTCCTCGCAGGCTGACCTTGAAAAGGCGGATCTCGAAATCGAGCGCGCGGCGCTGAAGAGTCACCCGGAAGCGGAACTGGAAGAACTGACCGATATCTACCTGCAACGCGGCCTGACGCCGGAAACCGCCCGCGAAGTCGCCCGCCAGCTGACCGAGCATGACGCGCTGGAAGCGCATGCGCGTGACGAGCTTGGCATGAGCGACGCCGTCGCTGCCCGGCCTGTCCAAGCGGCATTCAGCTCTGCCGGCAGCTTCACGATCGGCGCCGCCCTGCCGATCGCAGCGGCCGTCGCCGCGCCGGCAGGCCAGATCACACCCGTCGTGGCGGCGGTCTCGCTGGTCAGCCTTGGCGTCCTCGGCGCGCTCTCGGCCCGGGCCGGCGGCGCCAGCAAGCTGCGCGCCGCGACCCGCGTCGTCTTCTGGGGCGTTGCAGCGATGGTCGTCACCGGCGTGATCGGCCACCTGTTCGGCACGGTGGTCTAG
- a CDS encoding LemA family protein codes for MLIALGIIVAVIGFIILIYNGLVMKRQRVNQAFADVDVQLKQRQNLIPNLVETVKGYAKHEQETLQQVIEARNAAQSASTPGEMSQAEGMLTASLGKLFALAEAYPDLKANTNFIQLQNELSAIEDKLAAARRFYNSAVQDYNTSREQFPGSIIAGMFNFEGRDFFDVGVEGREALSTPPEVKF; via the coding sequence ATGCTTATTGCGCTTGGCATCATCGTTGCCGTCATCGGCTTCATCATCCTTATCTATAACGGATTGGTGATGAAGCGGCAGCGGGTCAATCAGGCCTTCGCCGACGTGGATGTGCAGCTGAAGCAGCGCCAGAACCTGATCCCGAACCTCGTGGAAACGGTGAAAGGCTATGCCAAGCACGAGCAGGAAACCCTGCAGCAGGTGATCGAGGCCCGCAATGCGGCGCAGAGCGCGTCGACCCCCGGCGAAATGAGCCAGGCCGAAGGCATGCTGACCGCCTCGCTCGGCAAACTGTTCGCCCTCGCCGAAGCCTATCCGGACCTGAAGGCCAATACGAACTTCATCCAGCTGCAGAACGAATTGTCCGCGATCGAGGACAAGCTGGCTGCGGCGCGCCGTTTCTACAACTCGGCCGTTCAGGACTACAACACGTCCCGCGAACAGTTCCCGGGCTCCATCATTGCCGGCATGTTCAACTTCGAAGGTCGCGACTTCTTCGATGTCGGCGTCGAGGGCCGCGAGGCGCTGAGCACGCCGCCGGAAGTCAAGTTCTAG
- a CDS encoding VOC family protein, whose translation MIRKVSTYLMFTGQAADALALYTDVFPQSESSVRDGPVYMADWRLAGHDVMLVDSPPVHDFTFTPSTSLFVEFEEAAALDAAFAKLSDGGSVMMPLDNYGFSQRFGWVADRFGVSWQLNLP comes from the coding sequence ATGATCAGAAAGGTCTCGACTTACCTGATGTTTACCGGCCAGGCGGCCGACGCACTCGCGCTCTACACGGACGTATTCCCGCAGAGTGAGTCCAGCGTGCGGGACGGTCCGGTCTACATGGCCGACTGGCGTTTGGCCGGGCATGACGTGATGCTGGTCGACAGCCCGCCCGTGCACGATTTCACCTTTACGCCATCGACGTCCCTGTTCGTCGAGTTCGAGGAAGCCGCGGCACTGGACGCCGCGTTCGCGAAGCTTTCAGACGGCGGATCGGTAATGATGCCACTCGACAATTACGGCTTCAGCCAACGCTTCGGATGGGTGGCAGACAGGTTTGGCGTCAGCTGGCAGCTGAACCTGCCCTGA
- a CDS encoding DUF6326 family protein, whose product MPKPPLKDSRPSTPVKLSLLWAALMSLYIYNDYFSMYLPGTIEDMAAGQIGPLGAATDGILIGVALTLAIPALMIALSSLLPPVISRWSNVVFGILYTLIEILTFIGSRPFYQLVVAFEILVTVTVIWTALRWPRETA is encoded by the coding sequence ATGCCCAAGCCGCCGCTGAAGGATTCCCGGCCTTCCACCCCCGTCAAGCTGTCTCTGCTCTGGGCGGCGCTGATGTCGCTTTATATCTATAACGACTATTTCAGCATGTACCTGCCCGGCACCATCGAGGACATGGCGGCGGGGCAGATCGGCCCGCTGGGGGCGGCAACTGATGGCATCCTGATCGGCGTCGCCCTGACACTGGCAATTCCGGCCCTGATGATTGCTCTGTCGTCCCTTCTCCCGCCGGTGATCAGCCGCTGGAGCAATGTCGTGTTCGGCATCCTCTACACGCTGATCGAAATTCTTACCTTCATCGGCTCTCGCCCGTTCTATCAGTTGGTCGTCGCCTTTGAGATCCTCGTCACCGTGACGGTCATCTGGACAGCACTGCGCTGGCCGCGGGAGACGGCGTAG